The following DNA comes from Clupea harengus chromosome 9, Ch_v2.0.2, whole genome shotgun sequence.
ATCTGAAAGGAGAGCTGAGATGACCGGTCTGGTTTTCTTCCCATGGATGCAGGGTCCTCTAGGCCGATCTGCCTGCCCAATTTGGACATGGACTTCACTCCACCTCAGCCCAGTTGGATTGTGGGATTTGGGAGGACTTCTGAAGGAGGTAGAGGTCTCACGTCTATTTGTTAGCCAATCAGAGCTCTCCTTGTTAGCTCATCACAAATCAATTTGTTAGCCAATCAGAGCTCTTCTTGTTAGCTCATCACAAATCTATTTGTTAGCCAATCAGCGCTCTCCTTGCCATGCTCCAGTCAGGTGTGTTCTCTGGTGAGCTGCTGTACTCCTGGCCTCAGGTGCGCCCCCTTTAATAAGAGCTCcttgtctgtctgctccagGTGACACGTCCTCTGTGCTTAAGGAGGCGCAGGTGTCTCTGATCAGCACGGCGGAGTGCAACGGCACCAACATGTACGACGGCCAgatcacacacagcatgatttGTGCAGGCCAGCCGAATGGAGGTGTCGAccgctgtgaggtgtgtgtgtgtgtctgcatttttggtgtgtgtgtgtgtgtgtgtgtgtgaatgtgtgtgtgtgtgtgtgtgtgtgtgtgaaccccaTCTCTACCTCATTGCCTCTGAGCAAACACACTGATAATAGCAGCAAGCTCCTTGGTCTGCCGCTTTAAACACAGAAGGAAAAATAATTTGACCTCAGAGACTTCACAGTTAATTTAGCAAACTCTCCCCTTCTCACTTCAACTGGTTGAGCTGGCCTCATCTCATCCTCAACACCACAGTGTTCTCCTCATCAGaccagagtggtgtgtgtgtgtgtgtgtgtgtgtgtgtgtgtgtgtgtgtgtgtgtgtgtggtgctccaCCCGCTGGACATGGAGCATAGCACACCCCGTCTTAGGCGCTGTGAAAACACTGTGAAGGAGCGTGAGGCTCCGCCTGCATGCTTTTAGAACATGACTCAGCACGACTTCACAAAGACTGAGGGTCTGAAGATCAAAGGGTGCCCAGTCTCTGATGTTCCTCAAGGGTGGATATGAAAGGGCTTGGATAtgtacggagagagagagagaggggacaagtTCAAGCCACACACCagatggtctgtgtgtttgtgtttcacggtcggcaaacacacactgtaacggCACAAAGAAGTCACATGTTTGTCTAGGTTTGGGTGGTACACTGGTGCTGCAGGTGTGGATGCTTAAGCCACTTCACCACCTGAATAGGAaggcgtgcgtgcttgcgtgcgagcgagcgagagagagagagagagagagagagagaggaggagatgaagggagaggtaGATAGccggtgtgagtgtatgagagagagagggagaaagagagagggagaaggagggagaaagagagagagggagagggagatagagagggagaaagagaaggagagagggaatgtgagagtgagtatgtgcaAGTGAGCATGCGAACCTGCCTGCGtgagataatgtgtgtgagagagagagagagagagagagactccactGATATTTCTCTGATGAAGTCTGTTAGATTCTGCCAGACATCGTAATAAAAGCTCATCATTATGTGCAGTCTGTGAATACGTGATGATTTGTAAGCATACTTTATTTTTACAGTGGGACACAGAAGGACCTCTGATGTCGGAGAAGGCCTCTGTGGGGGTTACATACTGATTTTTGTTAAGTGCGCTTGCTTTTGCTCCAGGGTGACGAGGGGGGACCTCTGATGACTGAGAAGGACTCTGTGTGGTGGATTATGGGAGATATCAGCTGGGGGGAGGGCTGTGGTCGCGTAAACAAGCCCGGTGTCTATGGCAACGTCACCTACTTCCTGGACTGGATCTATGTGCAGATGAAGGTAAAGCACAGCGTCACTCATACACTGGTAACATGGCTGGCACTTTGTTTTACTACCCTAAAAGAGTTCACAAGGCGTTAACAggagcttttctctctctctctctctctctccctctctctctctctctctctctctctctctccctcgctggtTCTCTTTTGCAGTTACACAGGGACGACTGAGTGAACTCACATACCTACATGGATAACCCTGAagtccttatttatttatatgtaagaTAAAGTTCTATTGAATGtcaatgttttgtttctgtttttatttgcaCGTGTTCACTGTACATGTTTGTGGATCTAAAAGTAGAGTGCGTACGTTCTGgtatatttaaaatgtaataaacatAGTTTGCATCTTTTGGATAATGTCATTGCAACAGTACACATAGAAACAGTTTATATATGGACTCATTTAAAGCTTTTGTGTAATTTACATgagtttagacacacacacacatctctctctctctctctctctctctctttggagaAGTGCTTTTTAAAAAAGACACAACCCTAACTGAATGGATATATTAAGTCTGTTTTGAATATTGTCCGCTGTGAAATAAGTTGAGTCATACCCTTTTTCAAAGGCACTTAAAAGGTTATTTCAGAATAGAACTCCACTGCACTTACAGCTCCTTGCCAGTAGATGGTGCCAAAAGACTACACAGGTCGATGTTAGATATGCCTATAACCAATGCAATACATGTCGTACCATCATCACACAACTAACTGCAAGTGGTGAAAATTCAAGGGAGGTGGAGGTTTTAAAGGTTGATTTAGATAATTTATTTAGCTTCATATGTACATTACTGCTAAATGACAATGGCACTGCATAGATAGAAAGATTTTGAATCTCAAGAATAATATTGCATGCAGGAAAAAAATGTTTGATATGTTTTTCGATTTTACAACAGTACTTTTCACTTATGCGGTCACACAAGTTATTCCTCTGTTGGTTGTGAACGTCTCTTTGAACTTCCTTGACGCCAACACACAAGGAAGTATTACAGAGTTGAACATTTAAACCAGGAAGTAACTCCATACAACATTAGTTCCTTTGGCAACTGATTAAATACTAAAAATACAATCACAACTTTTCTATGATTATGTGTTGACAAAAGACTAATATTTCAGTACAATCACAgaaatatatttacacacaatcAAATATTTGGCACATCATCGCTAACAGTGCATTTCATACAAGTACAGGAGAAAAGACAAGATATGTGCAGTGGATTTCATGTATGAGTACATGCACATTGTTCTATGTGACAGAGGCACTTTAaggagacaaaacaaacacataaacaaacaaacacacaaaaaataaaataataatgattgCCTATATCAATGAGTGTTGCTGTGGGAGGTGAATAATGTAGCATGATACAGATGTTATATTTCCTTTAAATTGACTTGTTCATCTCTCGGACCAAAACAAATCCTCTGTGGTCAAGGTAGGAACAAGCTAACATTCATCAATTTACTATAGCTTAAGACACCACATGGACAAATAAAACAATCATACCTACAAAAGTGCCCTCAGggtgtacacacacgtacacacacacacacacacacacacacacacacacacacagagagattagTGAATGGCTAATAATGACAGACCTCTTAAGATAAAACACAGTGCTCAGTGTGTACCCAAAAGCCTCCTTTCCAAAGCCATGCTCttctttaaaaacaacaacagaaaaaaacagatgacTGTATAATCACCAACTGTGTTCAACTGGAAAAAGAAGCAGCCTGACTCTTGAAAATGTAGAGTCccccccagcacagcacagcacatggaAAAGGACTCTCCACAGCCCAGCTAGGTCTTGCCCACACCTCTGTTACTGATATGGAATGATGCTGAGAACTCTGGGTAATGTATCCCATAAACCCTTGCACAGTGGTCGGGGGGCAGgcgggtgggggagaggggggatggggaggtgtggagggtTAAGAATCACTAACAACTGCTTAGTGGGCAAACAGGCGTAACAATGGCAGCGCCTCTCGTCTGGAGTGCTTCCAGTGGGGGCGGCTGCATCTGTTCAGCCAGATGTGCGCGGTGCTGGTGGCGTACGGCAGGGCTCTCCTTTGATTTACACACCAACGCCAACTGGAGCAGGCTGttctcccaccaccacccccccactcaCCATCTGACGCGCGGAACAACAGCTACTTGCACTCATTCTTCACTCATTCTTCActcattcttctctccttctctctatttccccccccccttcctcgtACACCCAACCCCTATTCTCTTTTCTTtgctatccctctcttccccccccgcttctcttctccaccccctgagctgatgtctgatgtctgtggGCTGATGTCTGTGGGCTGATGTCTGTGGGCCTTACACGGTTCGCTGTAAGCCTGCTAATCGTCTCTCAGACTAGCGCCCAGCTACAGCAAGCACGGCAGAAAGGAGAGATTGTGATTATGTCCCAGATAGCAGTGGAGCCAGGCATGGTCCTGCACAAGATTAGGCCCAAATAAACTGGCTGGTTCTGTTTGGGATCGTTCTAGACTATCGTGTCAGTGAATgaaaagagagtgaatgaaaacCCCATAGTGATATCAAACAAAAggaagaaaacatcacagaagcgcacacacacacacacacacacacacacgcacgcacacgcacacgcacacacacacacgcaccctttACAGGTGCACTCCACAACATGGACACTTCAACCAGGCACTTCCTCAGAAGACAGCGAGAGTCTGAGCCTGACTGCCAACAGGTGCCCTTCCTACAGATTTGAAGCAGCATGGCAAAAAAAAGACTAGAACATGGTTCCAGAGACCAGCTGACCCTGGATCAGACCGCAAGCCCCGGCTACTAGCTGTTAATTGTGTTACACATCAGGGAGGCGCATCAGAAATCCACTGTTTGACAACACAAGGTAGAACATAGGCCGCCTACAGGtgccatttttgttttaaagctTGACAGAGGTACGATGTGTCAGTAAGGCCGAGCAGCATTCCTGACTGTAGAGGAAGGGCGTTCAAAtgatgagggtgggggggggggggggggggaggggagacacaaacaaacataacttCCATATCATACACAAATCATGAATCCTTCATATCAGACCTAGGTAACCCTAAGATGCAGCAGACTGCTAGGGATCCGGCCATGTCTGGCTGCTGTCTCAGCCTACTGAGGTAGACGTGAGCAGACATGGGAAACAGAGAAACCATGGCCATAGATGCTGTTAAGCTGGAGACAGAATACGTCTCCTGTGCCTCTTTAAATGGGCACACACTGTAGTTAGTACATTATGAGGAGTATCTGTTGTAGGGGGAGGTGTGCGGTCGACAGCATGGCAACCAAACACAGATTTCCCGGCTGATCTCAGTTAGCTTTTTTCATGTTCAAAAGAAGCTTCAGGTACTTTGGAACCACTCAGGCCAACATGCCTAATAGAAACATAGGCTATGATGAGAAGAACCTTATTAAGGTTCGACAGGTACAGATAGCTCAGGTGTTTATGTCTCACAGAATCACTTAATCACTTAATTGCATAATAGAGATACACTTCAGCTTCTGACTACAGCAGAACCCCTTACTTAGTGCTGCATTTGTCTAGGCTGAAGTCTCTCCCaggttacagacacacagacacacagacacacacacacacacacacacacacacgttgttcAGCATCACTGTCCTCCAGTGTCCCCCCTCTAAGTCTCGGCGTGTCATTTGATGCGGTGGCGCACAAGCGAGGACTCGTCAGTGATCTCGCTGCCGCGGCGGCGTCGGCACGGTGacaccatcagcaccagcagcaccagcagcaccagagcGCAGAGGCCCATCAGCGAGTACGCCAGCACCCACAGCAATGGCTCCCGCAGGAACGAGCCCGCGACGCAGTCCGACGACACCGACTCTGCCAGGAAGGGCCCGGCGATCTCCGCTAGCGGCTGCCCAGCTaactctgaggaggaggaggaggaggaggaggaggaggaggaggaagaggaggagagatagacgGATAGCCCATGAAAGCAGAAAAGGTGAGGGAAATGAGAAATGAGacaagatgaagggatgagaggtAAAGACAAGGAAAGGAGggatgaaagagaaaaggaaaaagagaggaagagagagagaatgcagcagggaaagagagggagaagaaaacaaaGTTAGGAGTTGAGTCCACTGCCAGATCAGTCTGGGTTGGGTTATAAGTGTGTGTCCAAAGTGTGAACTTATAAACTGCTGACACTGTGTCTTCCTCCTTGGCTAACTGACGCCCCTGCGAGTTCTGTTCACTGAACTCTGATTGGTCAACCTGGAACGTACCCATGCAGAGGTGGATTACAGGGCGTGACCTCTCCAGGTCTGCCCCAGGTTGGGTTAGTTCAGGTCCACTGGATAGCTGGTTCTGAGAAATCTGTGTTACACTTCAGCACCGTTCTCAAGAGCCAATGGGCCCGGTCAGATGGCATCATGAATAACACTTACACCAACAGAACCCGTGCTGCCTAAAATAGGTGCTAGTTCCCTACAGAGACTGTCTAAAATACTTACACCCACAATCAACCAAGTCATTTAAAagtaaggttttttttcttaccCCTCTTaagggtgtatgtgtatactgCCTAGGACAACAGTGGCTGGGTACAGACTTAACAAACAGGACCTCCTCTCGTCTCGCCTCTTAAGGGTGTATGGGTATACTGCTTAGGACAACAGTGGCTGGGTACAGACTAACAAACCCGACCTCCTCTGGTCTCACCTCTTAAGGGTGTATGGGTATACTGCTTAGGACAACAGTGGCTGGGTACAGACTAACAAACCCgacctcctctcatctcacgTCTTAAGGGTGTATGGGTATACTGCCTAGGACAACAGTGGCTGGGTACAGACTTAACAAACAGGACCTCCTCTCGTCTCCCCTCTTAAGGGTGTATAGGTATACTGCCTAGGACAACAGTGGCTGGGTACAGACTAAACAAATCGGACCTCCTCTGGTCTCACCTGCACATGTGCTGACGGCGAAGCCAACTCTCTTTTGGGCGCGGTCGAAGGCCACGTAGAAGCCCTCCATCACGGTGGCGCCAATCACCAGGCCGTTAACCGACGAGGAGATGCCGAACCGGAAACAGTTCAGCGTGCCGCCCAcgtctgtgattggctgaatgtAGAGCTGCAAAGAGCCAATTAAAATGCACCGTTACACACAGGTAAACCAACAAGGTAAACAGGTAAATCAGGGTCCAGTACCCAAAGGGACAGGGAACAGATGGATGAACAGGAAGGAAAAAGGACATTAGCGAAAGGGAGCAACAATAGCACTGAGGGTAAGACAGGTCAATAGCACTGAGGGGTAAGACACGTCAATAGCACTGAGGGTAAGACACATCAATAGCACTGAGGGTAAGATACATCAATAGCACTGAGGGTAAGACAGGTCAATAGCACTGAGGGTAAGACACATTAATAGCACTGAGGGTAAGACACATCAATAGCACTGAGGGTAAGATACATCAATAGCACTGAGGGTAAGACAGGTCAATAGCACTGAGGGTAAGACAGGTCAATAGCACTGAGGGTAAGACACATCAATAGCACTGAGGGGTAAGACAGGTCAATAGCACTGAGGGTAAGACAGGTCAATAGCACTGAGGGGTAAGACAGGTCAATAGCGCACTGAGGGTAAGACAGGTCAATAGCACTGAGGGTAAGACACGTTAATAGCACTGAGGGTAAGACACATCAATAGCACTGAGGGGTAAGACAGGTCAATAGCACTGAGGGTAAGACAGGTCAATAGCACTGAGGGTAAGACAGGTCAATAGCACTGAGGGGTAAGACAGGTCAATAGCACTGAGGGTAAGACACATCAATAGCAATGAGGGTAAGACACGTTATCAGTTGTGTGACGTTACAAGGAAATGCGGTCCTCCACTTGGCCCTGGACGGCCGGCCCCAAACCAGTTTGACCAGATGTGTGGTGATACGCGGAGCATGAATGCTGATGTTTGAGTGGGTGAGAGCTTCTCAAGAGTGGGTGCAGGTGGTGTGTATGCCCACCCTATATGTGTTAATGCAAGAGCAAATATTAGTActaatattcaattcaattaaattatatttatatagcgACAATAAAGTTGTGGCGCATAAGGCGCTTCACAGAGCCCaatgcctggacccccttagagcaagcacaatggcgacaggggcaaggaaaaactccctgttagtcaggaaggaaccttaagcagaaccacggcacataaggggggacccatctgcttgaggtcaggccgggaggagataggaagggtgggtgggtttgtgtagcagaaggggaagggaaataACACGTGGTAATATGTACATGTCGAATTTTTGCTTGTCAGTATACAGCGTGTATGGTGGATATACACACAGGTTTGTAtgcccttgagtgtgtgtgtatgtttggattATTTCCTATCAGTGTGCATGTAGGGTGTGTAGGTCCACTcattgagtgtgtctgtgtgtgtgtgtgtgtgtgtgtgtgtctgtgtggttctcACCTGTGGGAGGATGGTGATTCGGAAAGACTCACTGGTGTTTGTTCCGCGCAGGTAGATGGAGATTTTGGGGAAGAACCTCCATGGAGATTCTCCCACTGCCCAGCATGCCAGCTTAGTACCGGTCCAGAACCCTGATGCCGAATCCTGGATCTACAGAGATGAGGGACTAGTAAGGGGTAGTGGTGGAGCCTATTATAACCATATAAGCTAGGCAAAGATACCGGGCAATGCCAGTGCCAACTACTTTACCCAATCTCAACTGAGCTGGCATTAGGAGGTGAAATTACCAACAACTAATAAGTAGATTACTAACCTAATAAGTAACTTCAACTTCACCGTTGTCATAGTTATGAATACTTCCTTATCAATATGTTACTTTTTCGAGTTATCACGTCAACAAAGACAGACATTTTACTGCTGAAAAGCGAGTGAACCGGTTCTGCTTTGATAAGACTTCACGGTAACAATGTTCCATGTTAACAAAGTCATGAGTAGACGGAACAAGGAAGTGTTCTTGGGCATCAGATTACACCCGGCTGCCCATCCTGCATTGTTTGAGTGCCACAGAGGCAAAAAAAGTGTCTGAAACTGGTTTAAACCAGATTCATTCAGTTTATAGATGGGCAGATGGAGTGCAACACCTGACATGACCCCTCACACACTGAGATGACGGACATCACCAtcctataataataataatatgcattttatttgtaacgcactcttcattccaaagaatctcagagtgccatatAACTACGTCATGACAAAACCATACATTTTAATCAGTCATCCTAAGAACTGGTGTCCAATAATACAACATTGTaacgttattattattattattaccagaAGTCATAGGAGCTCTGCTAACGTTTATGTCACATGGTAACATGACTTCATAACATCAAACATTATGTGAATAGTTGTGATAATTAGCCATGAAGGCTAACATTACACTGTTATATCACTTGAAGTAATGCGTCATAAACCCTTATGATGGTATGTGGTATCTGTAATGACAGGCTAATGTCGATCTTGTGACAAAGGGGTTAAACGAAGTAACGCGTCATAAACCCTTATGATGATATGTGGTATCTGTAATGACAGGCTAATGTCGATCTTGTGACACAGGGTTAAACGAAGTAACGCGTCATAAACCCTTATGATGGTATGTGGTATCTGTAATGACAGGCTAATGTCGATCTTGTGACAGAGGGTTAAACGAAGTAACGCATCATAAACCCTTATGATGCTATGTGGTATCTGTAATGACAGGCTAATGTCGATCTTGTGACAGAGGGTTAAACGAAGTAACGCGTCATAAACCCTTATGATGCTATGTGGTATCTGTAATGACAGGTTAATGTCGATCTTGTGACAGAGGGTTAAACGAAGCGGCGCAGCATGGAGGCGCTGTACCAGAGACGTCTGGGAGATGGAGTCCACCACGGCGTTGAAAACGTTGATAGGCAGCCTGAGAAGCGTAGTGCCGCTGTCCACTATGGCCTTGTCCGAGTTATACTGAGGAAcacaggaagggagagacaggaagaggaagcagTAGTCAGTCACCGACCAGTGTGATTGGCTGGACTGGGCTTCTGTCAACACAGGAAGTCACCAATCTCTGAGGCTTTAGAGGATTCTATTAAGGAGtccattattatttttaatttttttaaatccccCACCACAACACGTACAGCCACCCTATAAAAGACCTAGCTATCctgttaaggggggggggggggtccacacAGAACAGAATATAATGATATGCTCCAATAGAGTTATATAGTACAGTAGTGgacctttctctctttatctgtatTGGTACATAGATGTGTGTAtagcaccaaccaccaagagaGGGTCCCATTAGAGTCAGATTAGAAGTAGTTAAATAATATAATGGAGTCTTGACAACTACTgtaacagacacaggcacaatgatgttgtgtttgatgtggtttaagtgtcgtgtgtgtgtgtgtgtgtgtgtgtgtgtgtgtgtgtgtgtgtgtgtgtgtgtgtgtgtgtgtgatctggtacCTCTCTGCAGTCCAAGTTTAGGTTCTGGTCCCCAACCTCCAGTTTCAGAACCTCCACTTGGTAGTACCACTCCTGCATGATAGGGGTGTACCACATCTCCCCCCGGTACAGAGTTGGTTCCACTCCTCCCATGATCTGAAACAGAGGGCAATTGGTTACACTTGAACgccattttaaaaaaaaaagtcaaaagttGTTAAGCAGTTCTAATGAAATCTATAAACAATCTCATTGTTAACAGTTCTAATTAAATCTAAAAACAGTCTCATTGAAAGCATACAAATGGCTGCTTATATGTTCCTCGATCTCTTCAGGCTCTCTCACATGAGGACTACAGCACGTGGGAAGAGAGGCAGCGTAATACAAGTCCTGCTCTTGCTATCAGTGTCTCTTCCTTGAGgagtttttttcctcttcaacTACTATCTTCCAAAAAATAACCTGCTTCACTTGGAAAAAGGACACAACATAAACTGGATCTCAAGAAAAGAGATCTGTTCATGTTAAATGTCAATGTTACTATAGAAGGTCTCAGTGCTTCCAACCATTCTGAGCTGACACACAGTCCCAGTTGGCCCCAGAATGCATTGCATCCTTCCCTCCCGTCCATCTGTGACACCAGCAGGAGGCGCCATCACTGCAcatcccagcatgcaacactgacagatcagatcagattgGCTTGGGGTTGGCGAGCGTCTCTGTTAGCTTAATTAGCCTGGCGCTAACTGGCACTCCGACACCTGAGGTGATCAGGGCCCCAGCCAGGGCTGGTGGAGTGGCAGCCAGGGCTCGTGGAGCGGCAGCCAGGGGCTGAGAGACAGTGCTGGGGTTCAGGGTACTCAGCGCTCCAGTCTCATCAGCCCTGAAGTCACCCCAATGATGGGACTGGGTAATTACCAAGCCCCTTGTTATCACACGTTACAAGTCACAACATGAAGAATGAAGAACATTTAAGGTGTTATATATACTGGTAAAAGTTGTTCCagtaccaaaacaaaacaaaaacaatagtaGTGATGAGATTTTAAAGGTCAGGTGGAGAAAAGACAGTATTTTCGATATTTTCGAATCAAAAAGAAATGTTAAAAAATGACACTGACACAAAATGAATCAAACGCAGCAGCATATTAAAACCACTCATGTCACAACAAAGGTGTAATAAGCCCAAAGGCTTCGTTGTTAATAAAAACAACTAAATCTACATACCTGCCATACCTACATGCTCATTAAGCACTAATTAATTACCCAACGCCATTTCAGTAACCTGACAATTCTCTGTGGGGATTTTCCTTTAGATTTCAATTAACTCTGGcaccacatactgtatgtatgaatCTCCTTATCAAACCATCTCTACTTCTGTTTTAGCACTGTGGCTGAATGTCTCTATGTTGCGGATGCGGATGAAGATGAAGGAATGGGTGATGAGGATAAATGGTGATGATGATCAAGATGATGGCGATGAAGATTATGATGGTAGTGACGAGGGTGACTCACCAGACTCCCACCCACCGGGTCGGCGCCGGTGCTGGCCG
Coding sequences within:
- the bace2 gene encoding beta-secretase 2, whose protein sequence is MEKTQGMLPVRVLVLCLFFSLCSSRFSIPLKIFTGKFNSSVDLDLTPLQKIETSGNGLSLASDPSGIVNFLDMVNNLQGDSGRGYYMEMLIGTPTQTLNILVDTGSSNFAVAAAAHPFITHFFNRAVSSSYRSAGRAVAVRYTQGNWEGELGTDLISIPKGPNATVTINIAAILSSEGFFLPGVNWQGILGMAYPVLARPDSSVEPFFNSLVRQTGIPDIFSLQMCGAGISASTGADPVGGSLIMGGVEPTLYRGEMWYTPIMQEWYYQVEVLKLEVGDQNLNLDCREYNSDKAIVDSGTTLLRLPINVFNAVVDSISQTSLIQDSASGFWTGTKLACWAVGESPWRFFPKISIYLRGTNTSESFRITILPQLYIQPITDVGGTLNCFRFGISSSVNGLVIGATVMEGFYVAFDRAQKRVGFAVSTCAELAGQPLAEIAGPFLAESVSSDCVAGSFLREPLLWVLAYSLMGLCALVLLVLLVLMVSPCRRRRGSEITDESSLVRHRIK